A window of Planctomycetaceae bacterium contains these coding sequences:
- the nagB gene encoding glucosamine-6-phosphate deaminase, which produces MNQPRDLRTLEKLPCTVFSNAREAARTVAAEIASMIRSRAAEGRNCVLGLATGSTPTGIYAELVRLHKEEGLSFANVITFNLDEYYPMQPEDLQSYVRFMREHLFDHIDIPAGSFHVPDGTLNVEDVAGFCEEYERKIEEAGGIDLQILGIGRTGHIGFNEPGSDESTRTRMITLDSVTRIDAASDFFGAENVPRRAITMGVGTILAARRIVILAFGEGKSKIVARTVEGDMSPSVPATYLQRHPDVSVMLDNAAAAGLTRLKSPWLLESVEWDPTTIRRAVIWLSEKMGKAILKLTDSDYNEEGLQPLLAAYGSAYEINLQVFRYLQSTIVGWPAGKPEHRKKPGDRPRPFDHIFPKRVIVFSPHPDDDVISMGGTLIRLADQGHEVHIAYQTSGNIAVFDDEARRFAEFAAEYCHQFNLASDQITSLTECVDRSLQSKVPGQVDSPEVQKIKGLIRRGEARAGARCCGVPNERCHFLDMPFYETGRVKKKPLDENDIQILVDLMREIQPHQIYAAGDLSDPHGTHRTCLKAIIEACDVCRHDEWYKTSEVWLYRGAWQEWPVHQVEMAVPLSPQEVKRKREAIFKHQSQKDRALFPGPDMREFWQRAEARNAGTAERYDKLGLAEYEAIEGFVRWDGVWGLDD; this is translated from the coding sequence ATGAATCAGCCCCGCGACCTCAGGACACTGGAAAAACTTCCCTGCACAGTCTTTTCGAATGCTCGCGAAGCCGCCCGAACTGTTGCGGCCGAGATTGCTTCGATGATTCGGAGTCGAGCGGCGGAAGGTCGAAACTGTGTGCTCGGTTTGGCGACAGGTTCGACCCCAACCGGTATCTATGCCGAACTGGTTCGATTGCACAAGGAGGAAGGCTTGTCGTTTGCGAACGTCATTACGTTCAATCTTGATGAATATTACCCGATGCAACCGGAAGATCTGCAGAGCTATGTGCGATTCATGCGCGAGCATCTGTTTGATCACATTGATATTCCTGCGGGTAGTTTTCACGTGCCGGACGGGACATTGAACGTCGAAGACGTTGCCGGATTTTGCGAAGAATACGAACGTAAGATCGAAGAAGCAGGTGGCATTGATCTGCAGATCCTTGGGATTGGCCGAACCGGGCATATTGGATTCAATGAGCCGGGTTCTGACGAATCAACTCGCACCCGTATGATCACCCTGGATTCCGTCACTCGAATTGACGCTGCCAGCGATTTCTTCGGCGCCGAAAACGTTCCTCGTCGAGCGATCACTATGGGCGTTGGCACAATTCTGGCCGCTCGCCGAATCGTCATCCTGGCGTTTGGTGAAGGCAAATCAAAAATCGTTGCCAGAACCGTCGAAGGCGACATGTCACCGTCCGTACCAGCGACTTACTTGCAGCGACACCCTGATGTTTCAGTGATGCTGGACAATGCGGCGGCGGCAGGGCTGACCCGGCTGAAATCACCATGGCTGCTCGAATCAGTCGAATGGGATCCGACGACCATTCGTCGGGCCGTGATCTGGCTTTCTGAAAAAATGGGCAAAGCCATCCTGAAACTCACTGATTCGGATTACAACGAAGAAGGACTGCAGCCATTGCTGGCGGCCTATGGGTCCGCCTACGAAATCAATTTGCAGGTCTTCCGCTATCTCCAGTCCACCATTGTGGGATGGCCCGCCGGCAAGCCTGAACACCGCAAGAAACCTGGTGATCGGCCGCGTCCCTTCGACCACATCTTCCCAAAGCGAGTCATCGTGTTTTCTCCGCATCCGGATGACGATGTTATTTCAATGGGAGGCACGCTGATTCGGTTGGCTGATCAGGGGCACGAAGTGCATATTGCCTACCAGACATCGGGCAACATTGCTGTGTTTGATGACGAGGCCCGTCGGTTTGCTGAGTTCGCTGCTGAATATTGCCACCAATTCAATCTGGCCTCTGATCAGATCACATCGCTCACCGAATGTGTTGACCGGTCGCTGCAGTCCAAAGTGCCGGGACAGGTCGACAGCCCTGAAGTCCAGAAGATTAAGGGGTTAATTCGTCGCGGAGAGGCACGTGCCGGAGCGCGTTGCTGTGGAGTTCCCAACGAACGCTGCCATTTCCTGGATATGCCGTTTTACGAAACGGGTCGAGTGAAGAAGAAGCCGCTGGATGAGAACGATATTCAGATTCTTGTCGACCTGATGCGAGAGATTCAGCCGCATCAGATTTACGCAGCTGGTGACTTATCGGATCCCCATGGGACTCACCGGACATGCCTGAAAGCAATCATCGAAGCATGTGATGTGTGCCGCCATGATGAGTGGTACAAGACCTCTGAAGTCTGGTTGTACCGCGGAGCGTGGCAGGAATGGCCAGTGCATCAGGTTGAAATGGCAGTACCGCTGAGCCCGCAGGAAGTGAAACGAAAACGCGAAGCTATCTTTAAACACCAGTCACAGAAAGACCGGGCTTTGTTCCCGGGCCCCGATATGCGGGAATTCTGGCAGCGAGCAGAAGCTCGAAATGCCGGCACAGCAGAACGTTACGATAAGCTGGGGCTGGCCGAATACGAAGCTATTGAAGGCTTTGTGCGGTGGGACGGAGTTTGGGGGCTGGACGATTAG
- a CDS encoding HEAT repeat domain-containing protein: MSSETQPPSSTPPSENLTSRAPLQGRAEELPPVTPPSAGYIIQLFLIPALIVAAVVAVWALFGKLADSETDWRQMVADLGSSNEHRRWRSALGLAQLLRNSDRAPVEGELPLSEQPIVIEGLTELLKQSLSGNATDDEDIRHQEFLARTLGSLDADDKVLPVLAIAMSKDQDIDVRKSALMAVAMIAGRHFEKATEFNPASEDSPVTAAERGLPLSRPTITDEQVLQQLRQAVQDEDPVIRHLAGFAVASVSGDDSIAMLKVMLDDADSKARANAAIGLARNGLTDGVDQLQALLASSGEAFDMSSVQSLSPEEQLMEKNRFEVEQPMIARNCLRAILELWPQIPSEKQAELSKLVDELARSHFAADVRAMAAETAKQINAP; the protein is encoded by the coding sequence ATGTCCAGCGAAACTCAACCACCATCATCGACTCCGCCGTCAGAGAATCTGACCAGTCGCGCGCCGCTGCAGGGGCGCGCGGAAGAATTACCACCGGTTACCCCGCCATCCGCTGGTTACATCATTCAACTGTTTTTGATTCCTGCACTGATTGTTGCCGCCGTGGTCGCCGTTTGGGCATTGTTTGGCAAACTGGCCGATTCAGAGACGGACTGGCGGCAAATGGTGGCAGACCTCGGCAGCAGTAACGAACATCGACGCTGGCGGTCAGCACTTGGCCTGGCCCAACTGCTGCGAAACTCTGATCGCGCACCAGTCGAAGGAGAACTTCCGCTCAGTGAACAACCGATCGTGATCGAAGGTTTGACTGAACTGCTGAAGCAGTCACTTTCCGGCAACGCCACGGATGACGAGGATATTCGTCATCAGGAGTTTCTGGCCAGAACACTTGGTTCCCTGGATGCGGATGACAAAGTGTTGCCGGTGCTCGCCATCGCGATGTCAAAGGATCAGGACATTGACGTTCGAAAAAGTGCGCTGATGGCCGTTGCGATGATCGCTGGGCGACATTTCGAAAAGGCCACTGAATTCAACCCTGCTTCTGAAGACTCGCCTGTAACGGCCGCGGAGCGGGGGCTACCGCTCAGTCGGCCGACGATTACTGATGAACAGGTCCTGCAACAACTCAGGCAGGCCGTTCAGGATGAAGATCCTGTCATTCGGCACCTGGCGGGTTTTGCTGTCGCCAGTGTGAGCGGGGATGACTCCATCGCCATGCTCAAAGTGATGCTGGACGACGCTGACAGCAAGGCGAGAGCCAACGCGGCCATCGGACTGGCTCGTAACGGGCTAACCGACGGAGTCGACCAGCTGCAGGCCCTGCTTGCATCATCGGGGGAAGCTTTTGATATGAGTTCGGTGCAGTCGTTGTCGCCCGAAGAACAACTGATGGAGAAAAATCGCTTCGAAGTCGAGCAGCCAATGATTGCTCGGAATTGCCTGCGTGCCATACTGGAACTCTGGCCCCAGATTCCCTCGGAAAAGCAGGCAGAACTGTCAAAACTTGTCGACGAACTGGCCCGCAGTCATTTTGCGGCTGACGTGCGTGCGATGGCTGCAGAAACGGCAAAACAAATCAACGCTCCGTAA
- a CDS encoding lysophospholipid acyltransferase family protein: MDRRRIRYRIEYGVFQIFLFVMRCLPVRTANQMADGVAWILFHLIPRRLTRYQVARENLQRAFGNSLNDWQIDETIHGMWRHLFRMIVEIVHLPRRLRLYNCLDILDFTGRDDCVKAMCSGRPVLFLGGHFGNWEVSVNTFGHFGFPMSVVARALDNPWLHQWFRQFRESTGNRLIDKDGASSELMRIMERGGMASLLCDQDAGRSGLFVDFFGKPASTFKSIGLLALQYNALIVVGGAWRLPDAEQAGARWNRFNLTTEDVIDPADYQGVNGLTELTQRFTTSLENLIRRAPEQYFWVHRRWKTEPNTRRKARAA, translated from the coding sequence ATGGACCGACGCAGAATTCGCTATCGCATAGAATACGGAGTCTTTCAGATATTCCTGTTTGTGATGCGATGTCTTCCGGTTCGCACCGCGAATCAAATGGCCGACGGAGTTGCCTGGATATTATTTCACCTGATTCCCCGGCGGCTGACGCGATATCAGGTTGCCAGAGAGAACTTGCAGCGAGCGTTCGGCAATTCGCTCAACGACTGGCAGATTGATGAAACCATCCACGGGATGTGGCGTCACCTGTTTCGAATGATCGTTGAAATCGTTCATCTGCCTCGGCGGTTGAGACTCTATAATTGCCTCGACATTCTGGATTTCACTGGCAGGGATGATTGCGTGAAAGCGATGTGTTCGGGACGCCCGGTGCTGTTTCTTGGCGGCCACTTTGGAAACTGGGAAGTCAGCGTAAACACGTTCGGGCACTTTGGATTTCCCATGAGTGTCGTAGCGAGAGCGCTGGATAATCCATGGCTTCATCAATGGTTCCGGCAGTTTCGCGAATCGACCGGAAACCGCCTGATCGACAAGGATGGAGCCAGCAGTGAACTTATGCGAATCATGGAACGGGGAGGAATGGCATCGCTGTTGTGTGATCAGGATGCGGGCCGCAGTGGATTGTTCGTTGATTTCTTCGGTAAGCCGGCTTCAACTTTCAAATCCATTGGTCTGCTTGCACTGCAGTACAATGCATTGATTGTTGTGGGGGGGGCGTGGAGGTTGCCCGATGCTGAACAGGCCGGTGCGCGATGGAACCGTTTTAACCTGACAACCGAAGACGTGATTGACCCTGCTGATTATCAGGGTGTCAATGGACTGACAGAATTGACCCAGCGATTCACCACATCACTTGAGAACCTGATTCGACGTGCACCGGAACAGTACTTCTGGGTCCATCGCCGATGGAAAACAGAGCCGAATACACGACGCAAAGCTCGCGCGGCCTGA
- a CDS encoding VCBS repeat-containing protein: MPDSALAGENDEPNELAQFYGFSGIELFKLEQRVFNLQAGDFSNDGLTDVMLVDNRSSTIQLLIQKKDKAAIKPVAGARINDLASDWRFDMQQISVDKQIAGITTGDFNSDGRMDVAYVGVPDQLIVRFQPEKAGSEWSDRWSVRLPGLKPASWMIASGDLNGDKRADIVVLGEHVTYVITQSEDGFIAPESLINTSSQLSMIQASDINGDGRADLCYMANEGSTRGLCARLQTSDGRLGPEICFDLQQPRSVTLQNVDKKPGQEIITVESRTGRVVVSGLEPAGLEPGALPERLVQYGIGAGNVRSRSYGVADVDNDGLTDVVVTDPDQAQILLFRQNGIDGLGVAEVFPSLLGAKDLCMADVNGDGKTEAILLSEKEGVVAISHFQDGRLSFPEAILKKPDGFDLVAIEPLPGPAGTQIIVGLSKGSGSKARVTWRRLSLDQNNTWALVEESSPIEVTAATGSRGLDLITMDVNRDGRLDILSVPNGTSEAGVQVLQQEADGTLKLQTNRSVLDLGIGSASGLFVTGNDLLAARETFARELQFNENGWQVKDQFNAGESSARLEGVAALNLDGQDGNEIVLVDTGIRKLRVLRKEDGLYRPWKEVELGSISFAGTIVADLNGDQQPDLLVAGTQHFSVLYSGRRDPVMKELASYKTEREEAYPADVIAGDINSDGVTDLTVIDTSIDGVEILRFNSDRIDAVTHFRVFEEKRLVSESNSRGTEPREGMVVDVTGDGRADLLLLCHDRLILYPQDTGETAETSESEQASN, encoded by the coding sequence ATGCCTGATTCAGCCCTCGCAGGGGAGAATGATGAACCAAATGAACTGGCCCAGTTCTACGGCTTCAGCGGGATCGAATTGTTTAAGCTTGAGCAACGAGTCTTCAATCTGCAGGCGGGTGACTTTTCGAATGACGGACTGACTGACGTCATGCTGGTCGACAACCGTTCCAGCACCATTCAGCTCCTGATTCAGAAAAAGGATAAAGCAGCCATCAAGCCCGTCGCAGGAGCTCGCATTAACGACCTCGCATCAGACTGGCGTTTCGACATGCAGCAAATCTCTGTCGACAAACAGATTGCAGGCATTACAACAGGGGATTTCAATTCAGATGGACGAATGGATGTCGCCTACGTCGGAGTGCCGGATCAGCTGATCGTTCGATTTCAACCCGAAAAAGCGGGTAGCGAATGGAGCGATCGATGGTCGGTACGACTTCCCGGTCTGAAGCCGGCATCGTGGATGATTGCATCCGGAGATCTGAACGGCGACAAGCGGGCGGATATTGTCGTGCTTGGGGAGCATGTCACCTACGTGATCACCCAGTCCGAAGATGGATTCATTGCACCTGAATCTCTGATCAACACTTCGTCACAGCTTTCGATGATTCAGGCATCTGACATCAATGGCGATGGGCGAGCCGATCTTTGCTACATGGCAAACGAAGGCAGCACACGCGGATTGTGTGCAAGGCTGCAAACGTCAGACGGCCGACTCGGTCCGGAGATCTGCTTCGACCTGCAGCAGCCTCGCAGCGTCACACTGCAGAATGTTGACAAGAAACCTGGCCAGGAAATCATCACCGTCGAATCACGCACCGGCCGAGTGGTGGTTTCCGGGTTGGAACCTGCCGGTCTGGAACCAGGCGCTTTGCCGGAACGACTGGTCCAATACGGGATCGGTGCAGGCAATGTTCGTTCACGCAGCTATGGAGTTGCAGACGTCGACAACGATGGTCTGACGGATGTAGTCGTCACTGACCCCGATCAGGCGCAAATACTGTTATTTCGACAAAACGGCATCGATGGTCTGGGGGTCGCAGAAGTCTTTCCAAGCCTTCTGGGCGCGAAAGATCTGTGCATGGCCGACGTGAATGGTGACGGAAAAACTGAGGCCATTCTGTTAAGCGAAAAAGAGGGCGTCGTTGCAATCAGCCATTTTCAGGATGGCCGACTTTCTTTCCCGGAAGCCATTCTGAAAAAACCTGACGGTTTTGATCTGGTTGCAATCGAACCTCTCCCGGGACCTGCCGGAACTCAGATTATTGTCGGCCTTTCAAAAGGAAGCGGAAGCAAAGCTCGCGTCACGTGGCGGCGACTTAGCCTGGATCAGAATAACACGTGGGCATTAGTCGAGGAGTCTTCACCCATTGAAGTCACTGCAGCCACGGGTTCTCGTGGACTTGATCTGATCACCATGGACGTCAACAGGGATGGACGCCTTGATATTCTGTCGGTCCCCAATGGAACCAGTGAAGCCGGCGTTCAGGTTCTTCAGCAGGAGGCCGATGGAACATTGAAGTTACAAACTAATCGCAGTGTTCTGGATCTTGGCATTGGATCGGCCAGTGGTTTGTTCGTGACGGGCAACGATTTGCTGGCGGCTCGGGAAACCTTCGCGAGAGAATTGCAATTCAACGAAAACGGCTGGCAAGTCAAAGACCAGTTCAATGCTGGTGAATCGTCGGCACGCCTTGAAGGCGTTGCAGCTCTGAATCTGGATGGTCAGGATGGCAATGAAATCGTCCTGGTCGATACCGGGATCAGGAAACTTCGAGTCCTTCGGAAGGAAGACGGCCTATACCGCCCGTGGAAGGAAGTAGAACTGGGAAGTATCAGCTTCGCAGGAACCATCGTCGCCGACCTCAACGGCGATCAGCAACCCGATCTGCTGGTAGCCGGAACACAACATTTTTCGGTGCTGTACAGCGGTCGCCGCGATCCTGTGATGAAGGAGCTTGCTTCGTATAAGACAGAAAGGGAAGAAGCCTATCCCGCAGATGTGATCGCTGGAGATATCAATTCTGACGGGGTCACAGACCTGACGGTGATTGACACAAGTATCGACGGCGTCGAAATCCTTCGATTCAATTCCGATCGCATCGATGCTGTGACGCACTTTCGGGTATTCGAAGAAAAACGGCTTGTGTCGGAATCTAATAGTCGAGGGACAGAACCACGTGAAGGGATGGTCGTCGATGTCACAGGTGACGGCCGGGCCGACCTGCTGCTGCTATGTCACGATCGTCTGATACTATACCCTCAGGACACTGGCGAAACCGCTGAGACTTCGGAATCTGAACAGGCCAGCAATTAA
- a CDS encoding Gfo/Idh/MocA family oxidoreductase, with translation MDRRGFLKKATQTTAASAFAMSVNHGVWAAAPQKQLRVGLIGCGWYGKVDLLRLLQVSSAEVVGLCDVDQRMLNEAADIVAGRQKSGRTPRTWSDYRQMLAKEQFDIVLVDTPDHWHALPMIDAVNRGIDVWVQKPTAVDVVESHAMLTAARKNNRVVQVGMQRRSTPHLIEARDRVVNEGLLGDIGMVEVYCYYHMRSQSNPQPTTPPEGFDYEMWTGPAPMRPYTELIHPRSWRAFMEYSNGILGDMCVHMYDMVRWMLKLGWPSHVTSSGGILVQTNALANTPDTQTAIFQHPDFPVVWQHRSWGAAPDPEYPWGATIYGDKGTLKLSVNKYEFTPRGNGQKLTGEALFEYEKYPEDRTEKDLERHVASAVRGHMQDFLHCIESREKPVSDIEQGHISTSSCILANMAMKLQRTLAWDPVSHQVINDEEANQLLRRKYRSPWIHPEPV, from the coding sequence ATGGATCGCCGGGGATTTCTCAAGAAAGCCACTCAGACGACAGCAGCATCCGCATTCGCAATGTCTGTCAATCACGGCGTGTGGGCAGCGGCACCACAGAAGCAACTGCGTGTCGGTTTGATCGGTTGTGGTTGGTATGGCAAGGTCGACCTCCTTCGGCTCCTTCAGGTTTCGTCGGCTGAAGTCGTGGGCCTGTGCGACGTGGATCAACGCATGCTGAACGAAGCTGCAGACATCGTTGCCGGGCGACAGAAATCCGGTCGAACACCACGCACGTGGAGCGACTATCGCCAGATGCTTGCGAAGGAGCAGTTCGACATCGTTCTTGTCGACACACCCGACCACTGGCATGCCTTGCCGATGATTGATGCTGTCAATCGTGGCATCGATGTCTGGGTGCAAAAGCCAACGGCTGTCGATGTCGTGGAAAGTCATGCGATGCTGACAGCGGCTCGAAAAAACAATCGAGTCGTGCAGGTCGGTATGCAACGCCGCAGCACGCCGCATTTGATCGAAGCACGCGATCGAGTCGTGAATGAAGGGCTGCTGGGAGATATCGGCATGGTCGAAGTGTACTGCTACTACCATATGCGATCACAAAGCAACCCGCAGCCGACCACTCCGCCCGAAGGATTCGATTACGAGATGTGGACGGGACCAGCTCCCATGCGTCCCTATACCGAGCTGATTCATCCACGTTCGTGGCGAGCGTTCATGGAGTACAGCAATGGCATTCTTGGTGATATGTGCGTGCATATGTACGACATGGTGCGATGGATGCTCAAACTGGGCTGGCCGAGCCATGTGACTTCGTCTGGTGGAATCCTTGTGCAGACGAACGCTCTGGCAAATACGCCGGATACTCAAACTGCGATCTTCCAGCACCCGGACTTTCCTGTCGTCTGGCAACATCGCTCATGGGGTGCTGCTCCTGACCCCGAATACCCATGGGGCGCCACCATTTATGGTGACAAAGGCACATTAAAACTCAGCGTCAACAAGTATGAATTCACCCCGCGAGGCAATGGACAGAAACTGACGGGCGAGGCCTTGTTTGAATACGAAAAGTATCCGGAAGACAGGACCGAAAAAGACCTGGAACGACATGTGGCATCTGCCGTGCGCGGGCATATGCAGGATTTTCTGCACTGCATCGAATCACGTGAAAAACCAGTCTCGGATATTGAGCAGGGACACATTTCCACGTCGTCATGCATCCTGGCAAATATGGCCATGAAGCTGCAGCGAACACTCGCATGGGACCCTGTTTCCCACCAGGTCATTAATGACGAAGAAGCGAACCAGTTATTGCGAAGGAAATACAGATCCCCATGGATTCACCCTGAGCCTGTTTAA
- a CDS encoding uracil-DNA glycosylase, whose product METNALPECWKDALCDEFARDSFLRLQQFVDAERRQYQVFPAEKDVFNALQFTPLSTLKVVILGQDPYHDDGQAHGLSFSVQRNVPLPPSLRNIYRELQDDLGIEPAGHGCLQSWAEQGVLLLNTVLTVRAHEAFSHRKKGWEQLTDRIIQCANECPNVAFVLWGKPAQQKKSLIASHHLIIESAHPSPLSARRGFFGSKPFSQINAYLIKSGLASIDWNVR is encoded by the coding sequence ATGGAAACGAACGCATTGCCAGAGTGCTGGAAGGATGCGCTGTGTGACGAATTCGCGCGCGACAGCTTTCTGAGGCTTCAACAGTTCGTCGATGCTGAACGCCGTCAGTATCAGGTATTTCCCGCGGAGAAGGATGTCTTCAACGCGCTTCAATTCACTCCGTTGTCCACGCTAAAAGTAGTCATTCTTGGCCAGGATCCTTACCACGACGATGGGCAAGCCCATGGACTGAGCTTCAGTGTCCAGCGGAATGTTCCACTGCCGCCATCATTGCGAAATATCTATCGCGAACTGCAGGATGATCTGGGGATAGAACCCGCCGGACATGGATGCCTTCAATCCTGGGCGGAGCAGGGAGTCTTGTTGCTGAACACGGTCCTGACAGTCCGTGCTCACGAAGCATTTTCCCATCGAAAGAAAGGGTGGGAACAACTCACCGACCGAATCATCCAGTGCGCGAACGAATGCCCAAACGTCGCATTTGTGCTCTGGGGGAAACCTGCGCAGCAGAAGAAGAGTCTGATTGCATCGCACCACCTGATTATCGAATCTGCACATCCATCTCCCTTGTCGGCTCGCCGGGGTTTTTTTGGCAGCAAACCGTTCTCGCAGATCAACGCATACCTCATCAAATCAGGTCTTGCGTCCATCGACTGGAATGTGCGATGA
- a CDS encoding PSD1 and planctomycete cytochrome C domain-containing protein, which yields MPASAEERAEFFESRIRPLLIQKCAECHTGKTPEGDLRIDSAASLVEGGMSGPAIVSKDASASLLVQRLLTDDLDLVMPPEERLSEKEIADVTQWVNDGAYWPADEKEWTTAEDRANHWAFQPVQALTPPDVDNADWCRSDLDRFISAGHAAKGVTPLPAADRRTLIRRATLDLTGLPPQIEDVEAFAADESEDAFEKVIDRLLASQAYGERWGRHWLDQARYADTSGDGTDTPIPEARYYRDYVIRSINADLPYNQFLTEQIAGDILAQQHPDDPRANEQVIATGYIALSRRFGNSAFAEMNLIVDDTIDTIGKSVLGLTLGCARCHHHKFDPVTTDDYYGIYGYFENTQYPHAGTEHQKDRAHFVSLRKNDSWPSDYESLEAWAVSDKPKQVGDVKIMVGGDINQRGEIAKRGFLSVLTEEFPDIPKDSSGRLQFAEWIAADNNPLTTRVIVNRVWQYHFGRGIVESSSNFGLQGSKPGHPELLDWLAADFVKHGWSLKHLHRRIMLSATWQMASSGDPKLVQQNLKLDEANTSWWRFDRRRMDAETIRDSLLSVSLTLEPGDGGRHPFKPTKDLKYSQGRPFYAVFDHKHRSVYLMITRLQKHPFLALFDGADPNKTTDNRRESTVALQALFMMNSPFLKEMATAFATRLREFSSDPEARIQHAYEAALGRPPEDDELADSLAFVGEYQAEMNACGKSVDEAEELAWNSLARVLLSSSEFIYVD from the coding sequence ATGCCAGCGTCCGCAGAAGAACGTGCAGAGTTTTTTGAGAGCCGTATTCGTCCGTTGCTGATACAAAAGTGCGCGGAGTGTCATACCGGTAAGACTCCCGAAGGCGATTTGCGCATCGACAGTGCGGCATCGCTGGTTGAAGGCGGGATGTCGGGGCCAGCCATTGTTTCGAAAGACGCATCGGCGAGTCTGCTTGTCCAGCGATTGCTGACGGACGACCTCGATTTAGTGATGCCACCGGAAGAGCGGCTGTCCGAAAAAGAAATTGCCGACGTGACGCAATGGGTCAATGATGGAGCCTACTGGCCAGCGGATGAAAAAGAATGGACAACAGCAGAAGACCGAGCGAATCACTGGGCGTTTCAACCCGTACAGGCTCTCACTCCACCCGATGTTGACAATGCAGACTGGTGCAGGTCGGACCTCGATCGATTTATTTCTGCAGGCCATGCCGCGAAGGGCGTGACACCACTGCCAGCGGCAGATCGCAGAACGCTGATCCGTCGGGCAACGCTGGATTTGACGGGATTGCCGCCACAGATTGAAGACGTAGAAGCCTTCGCAGCTGATGAATCTGAAGACGCATTCGAAAAGGTGATCGATCGATTGCTGGCGAGCCAGGCATATGGCGAACGCTGGGGGCGACACTGGCTCGATCAGGCACGCTATGCCGATACAAGCGGCGACGGCACGGATACTCCCATTCCGGAAGCTCGTTACTACCGTGACTACGTCATCCGGTCCATCAATGCCGACTTACCCTACAATCAGTTCCTGACGGAACAAATTGCCGGCGACATTCTTGCTCAGCAACACCCGGACGACCCGCGTGCCAATGAACAGGTGATTGCAACGGGCTACATAGCCCTGAGTCGACGATTTGGAAATTCAGCCTTTGCGGAAATGAACCTGATTGTTGATGATACCATCGACACCATTGGCAAGTCCGTCCTGGGTTTGACTCTGGGTTGCGCACGCTGCCATCATCACAAATTCGATCCTGTCACCACAGATGACTACTACGGGATCTACGGCTACTTCGAGAACACTCAGTACCCGCATGCCGGGACAGAGCACCAGAAGGATCGAGCACATTTTGTATCGCTCCGGAAAAACGACTCGTGGCCATCAGACTATGAATCGCTGGAAGCCTGGGCTGTCAGCGACAAACCTAAACAGGTCGGCGATGTCAAAATCATGGTTGGCGGTGACATCAATCAGCGGGGTGAAATTGCGAAACGCGGTTTCCTGTCGGTGCTGACCGAAGAGTTCCCGGATATTCCGAAAGACAGCAGTGGACGTCTGCAGTTTGCCGAATGGATTGCCGCAGACAATAACCCGTTGACCACGCGTGTGATCGTGAATCGAGTGTGGCAGTACCACTTTGGCCGCGGAATTGTCGAGAGCAGCAGTAATTTTGGACTGCAGGGCTCAAAACCAGGTCATCCGGAGCTGCTCGACTGGCTGGCCGCTGACTTTGTGAAACACGGCTGGTCGCTGAAACACCTCCATCGTCGGATCATGCTTTCGGCGACGTGGCAGATGGCCAGCAGTGGCGACCCGAAACTTGTTCAGCAAAACCTGAAACTGGATGAAGCGAACACGAGTTGGTGGCGTTTCGATCGTCGCCGCATGGATGCGGAAACGATCCGTGACAGCCTGCTGTCAGTTAGCCTGACGCTCGAACCCGGCGACGGTGGCCGACATCCCTTCAAACCAACCAAAGACCTCAAATATTCACAAGGGCGCCCGTTCTATGCCGTGTTTGATCACAAGCACCGGTCTGTGTATCTGATGATCACCCGACTGCAGAAACATCCGTTTCTGGCCCTGTTTGACGGGGCAGATCCCAACAAGACCACCGACAATCGTCGAGAAAGCACCGTTGCCCTTCAGGCTTTGTTCATGATGAACAGCCCCTTCCTGAAGGAAATGGCAACCGCGTTTGCAACACGACTTCGGGAATTCAGCAGTGATCCTGAAGCCCGGATTCAACACGCATACGAAGCTGCTTTGGGGCGGCCTCCAGAGGACGACGAGCTGGCTGATTCGCTGGCCTTCGTTGGTGAATACCAGGCCGAAATGAATGCCTGTGGTAAATCCGTTGATGAGGCCGAAGAATTAGCGTGGAACAGTCTTGCACGCGTCTTGCTCAGCAGCAGCGAGTTTATCTACGTGGACTGA